The DNA region TCGGAGGAGATGGCGCTACCCGTGCAGGCCTCAGGCTGCGCGGTGCTTGTTGGAAGGTGGAGTGAGGCCGAAGGCAGCCCCAAGGGCTGACAGCGGGCTTACGCAAGCTTCCTGCCGCCGTCGGAGGTCAGGCCCACGGGCTGATCGGAGACGGCAAAGGCTGGCTGACGGAAGACGCTTTTACTTCCGGCAGGGCGGGTCGAGCGCCAGCGAGTCCGGGGTGCTTCGCAGCGCTCCGGGGGTGGGTCGACGTACCCGCACGACAAGCGCCACGTCGAGGTCTACGTCATAGGTGGTCCCCAAGTAGGCGTCAAGCACTTCGCCCAGTGGAGCGACGACATTCCGATATTCCACTCCTCGCCGCCAGCAGGACGCGGCTCACCCACGAGGAGGCACCACCACCATGACCGACACCCCACGCTTCAACGGCATTCGCTTGCCGCTGGCAGACGCCGGAGGCACTGCCTTCGCAGTCTGTTCCCAGGGCGACGCGGTAACGCCGCCAGGCGAAGACAGGCTCGACACGACCTATGCCGAGTACTTCTGCAACGACGATGACGAACAAGTTACCCGCGAGCGCAACCCCGACGATCCCCGTCTCGGCAACCTAGCGGGAACGCCTAAGCCGACGAGCTTTAAGAAGAACACCAGCAAGAAGTACCGGCGCCGCACCTTCACCGAGCGGGATGAGCTGCTTCTCGCGTTCCTCGCTCGCTTCAAGTTCAGCAACTCAACACAGCTCGCGCACCTCGCAGGCGTGCAACCGAAGAGCACTCACAAGCGGCTCCTCGGCCTCCGAGAGGCAGGGCTCGTGGCTTCTCACCGCGACGTCTTCGGCGTGAAACTGCCCTGGTTCATCACGCAGCGCGGCCTGAGCCTGCTTGCTACTACTAAAAGCTTTGACCCCGCGGCTATGCGACGCGTCACTGCCCAGGACGTGGAGACAAGTCAATTCGGGCACTTCCTTGCAGTTAACCAGGTGGCCATCCAGTTGCTCATCGGCTGGAATCCTCTGCGCTCAGAAGACGAGAAGGAATGCGCGAGCATCGACCAGCTCGTGAGTGAGTACCAGATCACCTCGTCTTGGTGGAGCTGGCGAGACGGTACGGAATCTGAGCACTCGCAGCTCGATGGCCGAGCCCGGAACTGGAAGCGAGATGACTTCGCCGCCAAGGGGCGAACGCTAGCCCTCAGTGAGCGTGCTGGCCTCCTCACGGTCGTGCCGAAGCTAAGTCAGCCTGGAAGCGTGAGCACCTACCACTTCCCTGATTTGGTGCTATTGCAGAACGATGGCTCGGTCGCTGTCGAAATCGAGACGAGCATAAAGACCATCGGCGACTACGAGCGGATCATCAACACGTTTCTGCGGGACGACCACCGCACGTTCGACAAGCTTGTGTGGGTCTGCAACAGCAAGAGTGCCGCGGCTCGCGTCGACCAGGCCGCAGAGAACTTGGGGTTGCTCGACGACTCCTTCTGCAAAGTCGTACCCCTCATGGGCTGGAACGGCGCGCCATTCTCGGAGAGGGCGTGGCGGCTATGACTGACGGACAGAAGCTCATCGAGGAGCTGGCAAGCGAGATCAACGAGCGAGTCCAACGCCTCATGCGGCTCTCACTCAGCGAACCCGGCGGCGAGGACGTGGCGGAGCTCTGGGCTATTGCCCGCTTTCGTGCGGGCGTGGCCTACGACGAGCACATGCGCTTGCAGCGAGACAACGACGAACTCAGGGCTCTATGCCATGCCACGTCTACTGACTCCGCTGCTGTTATTCCGCCGAGAATCGATGCTCGCACATCGAATCGCGACCGCATTAGCACCTTCACTAGAGCGCACAACGGTGAAGAAGTTAGAGCACTGGCCGCGTCGAACCCCGCGCGGAACAACCGACCTGTGCATCGACAGGACGGCGTTACGCAATGAGCGCGAACACACGAGGTCCGCGCAACCGGAAGACGCTGTCACCTCAATGGCGAGGACTACTCGAGAACAGCAAACGGAACGGTGACGACGGTGGCCGACGCTGCGTAAGAATCGGCAAGCACGGCCGAGCTATCCACGGGCCGTTACGCGCCGACGGCGACTTCTTGGTCTGTGATTCCTGCGGCATGAGGAAGCAGTGGTGACCGGCATGAAGCTTCCCAAGTGGCGCGCCACGCGCCCTGATGAGCCATCCTGCTGGCGTATGAGCCGAAACCGCTGGTGGCGCCACGGACGCATGCTTCGGCGGGGCGAGTCGTTGTTTTGCCCGTTCTGCCGTCGCACCGTGCTGCTGGCACCAGCCTCGCGTTAACGGTCCCCGTTCTGAACCAGAGGCCTCCCCCATGATCTCGGGCGGAGGCCTCTGAGTGCGATGAGGACTGCCCGAGACGACGCGCAAAGAGCAAGGGAAATGCAGCCCTGAGCAGCGCAGCTACACACCTCAGCCCTCGACGGCTCACGCTGAAAGTTTCGGTGCTTCCTCACAAAATTGTCTCCAAGGTGCGTCGCCCGCATGACCTTGCGCTAGCAACGCATAACCGGAGTGTGCGCCGTCTCCGCTAGCGACGGGACAACTCACTCTCACAGCTCAAGCCGCCCGCGCGGGCAGCTTGAGCAGGTGCTCGGCACACTGTCAGAGTCGCTTGGAGTCCTTCACGAGGCGGCGCACGCGTGGTCGGTGTCCTCCTACGTCACGGTCGAACGGTTGGGCGGGTTCGCGGCGCCGTTGCTCGCGCAGGTCGTGGAGTAGGCCGCCGACCCGCACGTTCCGCGCCGTCAGATCTTGACCACCGCGAAGCAGTGATCGCAGGACGACGAGCAGCTTCGCTTCGCTCCAGGCGCCATCGCGCTGCACTGTCTCACCGTGACGAGCGGCCACGGCTTGCATGGTCGGTAGGTCAAGCCCGCCGAGAGCTTCTCGATGGGCGACGGCGCACTGGCCAACTGGAAGAGGTCAGGTCGCCCCTAGCGCATCCGGTGTCCTCTCAGAAGACTTCGTCTGCGAGCGAGTCATCTAGGTCGGCGTAGAGGTCCGCGTCATGGCGCAGGCCGTCCTCGTCCAGGTCATCGTGCGCTGCTGCAGACGCGCCCTTCGCCTTGAACCGCACCCCCTTGACGTGAGTGCAGGACTCACCGGCACGGCGGGGTGAGTCGAACTTTGCGGGGTCCTTCCATTGCGATTGCGTGAGAGCGCCGGTGCGGCCGCGAGCCGACTTCATCTTGTTAGCGCGAAGCGCGTCGTGGCCAGTAAGGCGTTCCATGAACAGGCGGTGACTCCACTGCTGGTAGCCGTGGGCCCGTGCCCATGTGTTGAAGCTGTCACGGAGGTCCTCGGTGAGGCAGAAGGAGTCGATGTCGGCCTCAACCGAGTCCTTGAACCAGCCGATGATGTTGTCGGCCGACTCGCGCCAGGCCAGGCTTGCTTCTGTAACGCTCACGGGCACTTTGACCTCCTCACGCTTGTCGGCGTACCACCGCCTCGCACCCTCGATGCGCCACGCCAAGCATGCTTCGGCGGCATCCGGGTCCGTGCTCGCGAGGACCCGAACAGCGGGGTTCGCTACCCGATCCATCGGGTCGGTGCACCCCTCGGCGCTCTTCTTGTAGGTATAGGGAAACGGCACAACGAGGAGACGCCTCCACGTGCCTGGGTCTGTCTCACTGACGTTGGGCAGGCGGTTGCAGGAGACCCACAGTGTGGCCTCAACGTCGAAAGTCTGGTTCGCTTCGCGCAGCCCGCGGGCGGTCATCTTCTTGGTGCCGACGAGGCGCTTGATGCTGCCGACGTCGAGGTTGCGTTCGTCGGGCAGTTCTTCGACCAACGCCTGGCGAAGCCCCTTGAAGGTGATGAGGTTGAACGTCTCGCCGCCACTGGTGGAGCGCATGAGCGTGGACTGTGGCGGCAGCCCGCCGTAGGTCCCAGCGCTGGCCTCCATCACGTCGAGGAAGCTCGACTTCGCGTTCGCTCCCCCGCCGTGCAGGAACAAGCACACGGTGGAAGCGGGCTGTTCGCCAGTAAGCGTCTGACCGGCCATGAGTTGCAGCCAGGAGTGCACGTCGACAGGCACGGCCTCAAGAATCTTGGACCAGACCCAGTTGGTCTTCCCGGGTGTGAAAGCGGAGGGCACGCGCTTGGTGATGAGGAGGTCAGGGTCGAAGGGGCGCAGCGTGCCGGTGGGCAGGTGCACAACGCCGTTGGCCACGAGCAACAGGTCGCTGTGTGCGTCCAGTTCGGTACTAGCCACGACAACGTGGAGGGCTGCGAGATCGCAGACGTTGGCAACCGTCTGCTTCTTGAGGCAGACGACGGCGGCTTTCGTGATGTTGTGGTCCATCGTTCTCGCGGCCGCCTCCCACTCCTCTCGAAGCCACGCCATGACCTCGGCCTGCATGACGGCAGGGTCGAGCACGTCCCACGCACCCGTCGACTGGTCGTAGCGAATCCAGGTCCGGCGCTCGGCCACGTAGCGGTGAGTGGTGAGCCTGGTGGCGATGAAGCGTTCGGCCATCGTCAGATCCTTGAAGTGCTCGATGCCCACGCTCTTACTGCCGCCTGCGCCAGCGCCGAGCACTGCGGCGCTTGCGTACGACGCCGTAGCAGGCGTGTTCTGCGTGCGAGGCACATAATGGCGAGCGCCTTCCTCCACGGCCCGCGTGACCGTTGCGTCTACCTCGTCCTGGGACAGGCCAAGGCTCAGTGCGGCGCCGGTCATCATGCGGATGACCTCCGCGGCGGGCGCGCCCGCCTTGGCGGCGCCGAAGCATTCCCGGTTCAGCGTGTCGTTGCGCTGTCCTGAAGGTGCGCGCATCACTGCGAGAGTCGCGCTTTCGAGCGCTGCGCGGGCGTACTGGTCAGGAAAGTCGTCGGGGGCGGGTGCGAAGGTCGCGGGTTGCTCCACCGGCTTCATCATGGCTTCGCGCAGCCAGCTCGGCAGCTCGGCGATGGGTTCTACTTCTACGAGCTCGTATGTCCCCATCGTGCCGTCTGCGCGCCGCACCTGAGAGTGCGGGCCGACCACGTAACCGCCAACGGCGCGCACGTCGATGCCGGGTGCGATGCGGCCCGCGCTGTTGCGCAGGGACTCGCCCTCGGGTGCACGGTAGTAGCGGTGCAGGCCGTCGTTGGGAGTAGCCACGACGAGCGTCGGAGGGTTGTCGTCCACGTCCTCGACAAGCTGGCTCCAAGCTTCCACTCCGTCGGCGCCTTCGGCATGGCGGTCGAGGTCGATAACGACCAGGTTGGAGCGGCCACAGTCGACGCCGTACGTAGTTGTGGAGGCGGGTAGTTCGGCGTCGAACTCCTTCCACTTGAGCTTCGGCGTCTTGCTCCCGTGGGGAAGGGGGAAAAAGACGGCGGTTGAGTCGAATAGAGTGTCGACCAGTTGCTGCATGTGCATGAGAATGGGCTCCTTGGT from Nocardioides sambongensis includes:
- a CDS encoding phage/plasmid primase, P4 family — translated: MQQLVDTLFDSTAVFFPLPHGSKTPKLKWKEFDAELPASTTTYGVDCGRSNLVVIDLDRHAEGADGVEAWSQLVEDVDDNPPTLVVATPNDGLHRYYRAPEGESLRNSAGRIAPGIDVRAVGGYVVGPHSQVRRADGTMGTYELVEVEPIAELPSWLREAMMKPVEQPATFAPAPDDFPDQYARAALESATLAVMRAPSGQRNDTLNRECFGAAKAGAPAAEVIRMMTGAALSLGLSQDEVDATVTRAVEEGARHYVPRTQNTPATASYASAAVLGAGAGGSKSVGIEHFKDLTMAERFIATRLTTHRYVAERRTWIRYDQSTGAWDVLDPAVMQAEVMAWLREEWEAAARTMDHNITKAAVVCLKKQTVANVCDLAALHVVVASTELDAHSDLLLVANGVVHLPTGTLRPFDPDLLITKRVPSAFTPGKTNWVWSKILEAVPVDVHSWLQLMAGQTLTGEQPASTVCLFLHGGGANAKSSFLDVMEASAGTYGGLPPQSTLMRSTSGGETFNLITFKGLRQALVEELPDERNLDVGSIKRLVGTKKMTARGLREANQTFDVEATLWVSCNRLPNVSETDPGTWRRLLVVPFPYTYKKSAEGCTDPMDRVANPAVRVLASTDPDAAEACLAWRIEGARRWYADKREEVKVPVSVTEASLAWRESADNIIGWFKDSVEADIDSFCLTEDLRDSFNTWARAHGYQQWSHRLFMERLTGHDALRANKMKSARGRTGALTQSQWKDPAKFDSPRRAGESCTHVKGVRFKAKGASAAAHDDLDEDGLRHDADLYADLDDSLADEVF
- a CDS encoding replication-relaxation family protein; this encodes MTDTPRFNGIRLPLADAGGTAFAVCSQGDAVTPPGEDRLDTTYAEYFCNDDDEQVTRERNPDDPRLGNLAGTPKPTSFKKNTSKKYRRRTFTERDELLLAFLARFKFSNSTQLAHLAGVQPKSTHKRLLGLREAGLVASHRDVFGVKLPWFITQRGLSLLATTKSFDPAAMRRVTAQDVETSQFGHFLAVNQVAIQLLIGWNPLRSEDEKECASIDQLVSEYQITSSWWSWRDGTESEHSQLDGRARNWKRDDFAAKGRTLALSERAGLLTVVPKLSQPGSVSTYHFPDLVLLQNDGSVAVEIETSIKTIGDYERIINTFLRDDHRTFDKLVWVCNSKSAAARVDQAAENLGLLDDSFCKVVPLMGWNGAPFSERAWRL